The proteins below are encoded in one region of Naumovozyma castellii chromosome 6, complete genome:
- the GCD7 gene encoding translation initiation factor eIF2B subunit beta (ancestral locus Anc_6.88): MSSLNLASLNATANANAVPPEINIFIDSFIARLKRRQIQGSYPIALETLQLLKRFISAARWSHVNDLIFQIRALANRLEKAHPTAFTCGNVIRRILAILRDEIEEDMKDASNNMAMNNTVTEPLISSMFNLLQKPEPMQPQKKYPTSSSSSTMNKTKTDFRQVAIQGIKDLIDEITNIDDGIQQIAIDLIHDHEILLTPTPDSKTVLKFLIRARERSNRTFTVLVTEGFPNNTTKAQIFAKTLAQHDIETIIIPDSAVFALMSRVGKVIIGTKAVFINGGSISSTSGVSTVCECAREFKTPVFAVAGLYKLSPLYPFDVEKFVEFGGSQQVLPRRDPGMRLDTVNPITDYVPPENIDIYITNIGGFNPSFIYRIAWDNYKQIDVQLED; the protein is encoded by the coding sequence ATGTCATCACTGAATCTAGCATCACTAAACGCCACAGCAAATGCAAATGCTGTACCTCCAGAAATAAACATATTTATCGACTCATTCATAGCAAGATTGAAGAGAAGACAAATTCAAGGCTCATACCCAATTGCACTAGAAACGttacaattattgaaaagattcaTTTCTGCAGCAAGGTGGTCTCACGTCAATGATTtaatcttccaaattaGAGCTCTAGCTAATAGACTAGAGAAAGCACATCCAACGGCATTCACTTGCGGGAACGTCATTAGAAGAATATTAGCCATATTGagagatgaaattgaagaagatatgaAAGATGCTTCCAACAATATGGCAATGAATAACACTGTTACGGAACcattaatttcatccatGTTCAACCTGCTACAAAAACCAGAACCAATGCAACCTCAGAAGAAGTACCcaacatcttcttcttcttccacaATGAATAAGACAAAGACGGATTTCCGTCAAGTTGCTATACAGGGAATCAAAGACTTGATAGACGAAATTACAAACATAGATGATGGAATTCAACAGATAGCTATCGATTTGATTCACGATCATGAAATTCTACTGACACCAACGCCTGACTCCAAGACagtattgaaatttctcatAAGAGCACGTGAAAGAAGCAATAGAACATTCACAGTGCTAGTGACGGAGGGGTTCCCCAATAACACAACAAAAGCACAAATATTCGCTAAAACTCTGGCTCAACATGACATCGAAACTATAATTATCCCAGATTCAGCAGTTTTCGCTCTAATGTCTCGTGTAGGGAAAGTCATCATTGGGACGAAGGCAGTTTTCATTAATGGGGGGTCTATTTCATCTACTTCAGGTGTGTCCACAGTTTGTGAATGTGCAAGAGAATTTAAGACACCCGTCTTTGCTGTTGCTGGGCTATATAAATTGTCACCATTATATCCATTCGACGTGGAAAAATTCGTCGAATTTGGTGGTTCACAACAAGTTTTACCAAGAAGAGATCCAGGAATGAGACTGGATACAGTAAACCCGATCACTGATTATGTCCCAccagaaaatattgatatttaTATCACCAATATTGGTGGGTTTAATCC
- the GSP2 gene encoding Ran GTPase GSP2 (ancestral locus Anc_6.90) encodes MSAPATESNVPTFKLVLVGDGGTGKTTFVKRHLTGEFEKKYIATIGVEVHPLSFFTNYGEIKFDCWDTAGQEKFGGLRDGYYINAQCGIIMFDVTSRITYKNVPNWHRDLVRVCENIPIVLCGNKVDVKERKVKAKTITFHRKKNLQYYDISAKSNYNFEKPFLWLARKLAGNPQLEFVASPALAPPEVQVDEQLMQKYQQEMDQATALPLPDEDDADL; translated from the coding sequence ATGTCCGCTCCTGCTACTGAATCTAACGTCCCCACTTTCAAATTGGTCCTTGTCGGTGACGGGGGGACCGGGAAGACCACTTTTGTCAAGAGACATTTGACTGGGGAATTcgaaaagaaatatatcGCTACCATTGGTGTCGAAGTCCATCCATTGTCCTTCTTCACCAACTACGGTGAAATCAAATTCGACTGTTGGGATACCGCAGGTCAAGAAAAATTCGGTGGTCTAAGAGATGGTTACTACATTAACGCCCAATGTGGGATCATTATGTTCGATGTCACTTCTAGAATCACCTACAAGAACGTTCCAAACTGGCACAGAGATTTGGTCCGTGTTTGTGAGAACATCCCAATCGTCTTGTGTGGTAACAAGGTCGACgtcaaagaaagaaaagtcAAGGCCAAGACAATCACATTCCACAGAAAGAAGAACTTACAATACTACGATATCTCTGCCAAGTCCAATTACAATTTCGAAAAACCTTTCTTATGGTTGGCTAGAAAATTGGCTGGTAACCCACAATTGGAATTCGTCGCATCTCCAGCTTTGGCTCCACCAGAAGTACAAGTCGATGAACAATTGATGCAAAAGTACCAACAAGAAATGGACCAAGCTACTGCATTGCCATTGCCTGATGAAGACGATGCTGATTTGTAA
- the ATP14 gene encoding F1F0 ATP synthase subunit h (ancestral locus Anc_6.92): MLARSVLKSSVRVLPLVSKATFATTSVRCNVMQDLYLKELKNLQNDKTMMDALAGEGSLDNVKQWHNPTAPKVPSSLTEVNAQDMDSYKKQKIETLQTTSADANASEANAEEDWLVLDDLEESSAH, encoded by the coding sequence ATGTTGGCCAGATCCGTATTGAAGAGCAGCGTCAGGGTACTCCCCCTAGTGAGCAAGGCCACTTTCGCCACCACCAGCGTCAGATGCAATGTGATGCAGGACCTGTATTTAAAGGAGTTGAAGAACTTGCAGAATGATAAGACCATGATGGACGCTCTAGCAGGTGAGGGATCCCTGGACAACGTTAAGCAATGGCACAATCCAACGGCCCCCAAGGTACCCAGCTCATTGACAGAGGTGAATGCCCAGGACATGGACAGCTACAAGAAGCAGAAGATCGAGACCCTGCAGACTACGTCTGCCGATGCCAATGCTTCTGAGGCTAATGCAGAGGAGGACTGGCTGGTCTTGGATGACCTAGAGGAGTCCAGTGCGCACTGA